Part of the Cryptosporangium arvum DSM 44712 genome, GCCGCGGTACCCGCGGGGCGGAACCAGGTGCTCATGCGACCGACCTCACCAGCGACACGGCCGTGTCGACCGCGGTCACGACGTCGTCGTCGGGGGGATAGAGCAGCGCGCGCCCCACGACCAGCCCGCGCACCGACGGCAGCGCGAGCGCCTTCGCCCACTCGGCGTAGGTCTCGTCGGGCCGGGCGGTCGGGTCGCCGCCGAGCAGCAGCGTGGGCAGCGTGGTCGCCGCCATGACCCGGTCCATGTCCGGCACCACCGGCAGCTTCATCCAGGTGTACGCGCTGGACGCGCCGAGGCCCTGGGCGATGTGCACGGCCCGGGTCACGGCGTCGGGGGAGAGGTCGTTGACGAGCTTGCCGTCGACCCGCCGGGACAGGAACGGCTCGACCATCGCGAGCAGCCCCGCGCGGCTCAGCTCGGTGATCGCCCGCGCGCAGGTCTCCAGCGTCGCCACCGAGGCCGGGTCGTCCAGGTCGACGCGCAGCAGCATCTTGGCCCCGTTGAACCCGGCCTCGACGACCGTCCGGACGTCGTAGGCGGTCATCCGGTCGTCGGCCTCGAACGCGCTGCCGAGCAGGCCACCGCGGTTCAT contains:
- a CDS encoding Cgl0159 family (beta/alpha)8-fold protein; translated protein: MTRSAFADSLTEVTEIRAREPGRVAALLAARRTRPTLPADGRLMLLACDHPARGALAVRGRPDAMADRGDMLARVRTALRRPGVDGLLATADVLDDLLLLGALEDKVVIASMNRGGLLGSAFEADDRMTAYDVRTVVEAGFNGAKMLLRVDLDDPASVATLETCARAITELSRAGLLAMVEPFLSRRVDGKLVNDLSPDAVTRAVHIAQGLGASSAYTWMKLPVVPDMDRVMAATTLPTLLLGGDPTARPDETYAEWAKALALPSVRGLVVGRALLYPPDDDVVTAVDTAVSLVRSVA